One genomic segment of Rivularia sp. PCC 7116 includes these proteins:
- a CDS encoding type 1 glutamine amidotransferase, producing the protein MSNSNQKFELTIGWLYPQLMSTYGDRGNVIVIQRRAQWRGYDVKVVPLDQNSTADDIKSVDVIVGGGAQDRQQEIVMRDLQGEKADAMREQLDNGTPGVFTCGSPQLLGHYYEPGLGQRIEGLGILDLVSVHPGENTRRCIGNLVIEVTAAKLAKDLTEMLGGATPYLVGFENHGGRTQLGKTEALGKVVYGLGNNGEDGTEGAFYQNAIATYSHGPLLPKNPVVADWLIQTALRQKYQEAISLTPLDDTLAMQGREAMFKRLNVDVAAGEIAKV; encoded by the coding sequence ATGAGCAACAGTAACCAAAAATTTGAATTAACTATAGGCTGGCTGTATCCGCAGTTAATGAGTACTTACGGAGACAGGGGTAATGTTATCGTCATCCAACGTCGCGCTCAATGGCGAGGATATGACGTTAAAGTTGTGCCCCTAGACCAAAATTCTACTGCTGATGATATTAAATCTGTAGATGTCATAGTTGGTGGTGGCGCACAGGATAGGCAGCAAGAAATCGTGATGCGCGATTTGCAAGGCGAGAAGGCTGATGCCATGCGCGAGCAGCTTGATAATGGTACCCCTGGGGTTTTTACCTGCGGCTCCCCGCAACTATTAGGACATTATTACGAACCAGGCTTAGGGCAGAGAATAGAAGGTTTGGGAATCTTGGATTTAGTTTCCGTGCATCCCGGAGAAAATACTCGTCGCTGCATTGGTAATTTAGTCATAGAAGTTACAGCTGCTAAATTAGCCAAAGATTTAACAGAAATGTTGGGTGGAGCTACACCTTATTTAGTCGGTTTTGAAAATCACGGCGGACGTACTCAGTTAGGCAAAACCGAAGCTTTAGGTAAGGTAGTTTATGGATTGGGAAATAACGGTGAAGATGGAACCGAAGGAGCCTTTTACCAAAATGCGATCGCGACTTATTCCCACGGACCATTATTACCGAAAAATCCGGTTGTGGCTGATTGGTTAATTCAAACTGCCTTGCGACAAAAATATCAAGAAGCGATTTCTTTGACTCCTTTAGATGACACTTTAGCCATGCAAGGGCGCGAAGCTATGTTTAAACGGCTGAATGTGGATGTCGCAGCGGGTGAGATAGCTAAAGTTTAA